Proteins encoded within one genomic window of Halorussus salilacus:
- a CDS encoding DUF5786 family protein, producing the protein MGFGSYDESEQDNQEYDADLDDDTGVSTEENSHEGSVDFEIGASNDELLDRLKDIKDDENEA; encoded by the coding sequence ATGGGATTTGGGAGCTACGACGAGTCCGAACAGGACAACCAGGAGTACGACGCCGACCTCGACGACGACACCGGCGTCTCCACCGAGGAGAACTCCCACGAAGGTTCTGTAGACTTCGAAATTGGCGCGTCGAACGACGAACTCCTCGACCGGCTGAAGGACATCAAGGACGACGAGAACGAAGCCTGA
- a CDS encoding DUF99 family protein: MKPGVRALGVAESYRGPTSTLGGAVARASRVVDGFAYETCTVGGLDATDAIADLFDSLDREDVRYVFVAGIALAWYNVVDLRRLHRHIGRPVVSVTFEESPGLRDALAAEFEGEELDRRTEIFDRQPPRERLRVNDQTVFVRSVGLDRSEARDAVRAFTPEGGRPEPLRVARLAARAADDFRREE; encoded by the coding sequence GTGAAACCCGGCGTTCGAGCGCTGGGCGTCGCCGAATCCTACCGCGGACCGACGAGTACGCTCGGCGGTGCGGTTGCCCGTGCGAGCAGGGTCGTGGACGGCTTCGCCTACGAGACCTGCACCGTCGGCGGTCTGGACGCCACCGACGCAATCGCCGACCTCTTCGATTCGCTCGACCGCGAGGACGTGAGATACGTCTTCGTCGCGGGCATCGCGCTGGCGTGGTACAACGTCGTGGACCTGCGACGACTCCACCGGCATATCGGCCGCCCGGTCGTCTCGGTCACCTTCGAGGAGAGTCCGGGCCTGCGAGACGCCCTCGCCGCCGAGTTCGAGGGCGAGGAACTGGACCGACGAACCGAAATCTTCGACCGCCAGCCACCCCGCGAGCGACTGCGAGTCAACGACCAGACCGTCTTCGTGCGCTCGGTGGGTCTCGACCGGAGCGAGGCCCGGGACGCCGTGCGCGCGTTCACGCCCGAGGGCGGGCGACCCGAACCGCTCCGGGTCGCCCGCCTCGCGGCCCGCGCCGCCGACGACTTTCGACGCGAGGAGTGA
- a CDS encoding cupin domain-containing protein, whose protein sequence is MDDSDSDVSDPRIAAENEMEWTTTERGDTEFRRKQLGRATGGEKLGCSLYELPPGKRSWPYHFHTGNEEAVYVLSGEGVVRTPDGETELAPGTYASFPVGEEGAHRIRNTGDEPLRYLAVSTMNDPDVTGYPDSGKLGVFVGAPPGGRSDERMLSGYFREDDAVEYWEGEE, encoded by the coding sequence ATGGACGATTCCGACAGCGACGTCTCGGACCCGCGAATCGCCGCCGAGAACGAGATGGAGTGGACGACCACCGAGCGCGGCGACACCGAATTCCGGCGCAAGCAGTTGGGCCGGGCGACCGGGGGCGAGAAACTGGGCTGTAGCCTCTACGAACTGCCGCCCGGCAAGCGGTCGTGGCCCTATCACTTCCACACCGGCAACGAGGAGGCCGTCTACGTCCTCTCGGGCGAGGGCGTCGTCCGGACGCCCGACGGCGAGACCGAACTCGCGCCGGGCACCTACGCCTCGTTTCCGGTGGGCGAGGAGGGCGCTCACCGGATTCGCAACACCGGCGACGAACCGCTCCGGTATCTCGCGGTCTCGACCATGAACGACCCCGACGTGACGGGCTATCCCGACTCGGGGAAACTCGGGGTGTTCGTCGGAGCGCCGCCGGGCGGCCGAAGCGACGAGCGGATGCTCTCGGGCTACTTCCGCGAGGACGACGCGGTCGAGTACTGGGAGGGCGAGGAGTGA
- a CDS encoding MBL fold metallo-hydrolase: protein MQVHNVTADAATFTCNAYLAVGDRTVLVDAGSMPGVVDAIRNRVEDLDAVVLTHQHRDHVGQLDSVLDAFDPELLCYDDHPRRTRALADGDEVQIGDETFEAVYSPGHADDHLAFVSESTIFSGDVVVYSDGAFDDGSFGRTDMAGQSREREIESIREILDRLPEGVAERSSAARETESHGVERMYAGHGDEFQGDVREVIERALERAERREPKYPEE from the coding sequence GTGCAAGTCCACAACGTCACCGCCGACGCCGCGACGTTCACCTGCAACGCCTACCTCGCGGTCGGCGACCGGACCGTGCTGGTCGACGCCGGGAGCATGCCGGGCGTGGTGGACGCGATTCGGAACCGCGTCGAGGACCTCGACGCGGTTGTGCTGACCCACCAGCACCGCGACCACGTCGGGCAACTCGATTCGGTCCTCGACGCCTTCGACCCCGAACTGCTGTGCTACGACGACCACCCGCGCCGGACCCGCGCCCTCGCCGACGGCGACGAGGTGCAGATCGGCGACGAGACCTTCGAGGCCGTCTACTCGCCGGGCCACGCCGACGACCACCTCGCGTTCGTCTCCGAGTCGACCATCTTCAGCGGCGACGTGGTCGTCTACAGCGACGGCGCGTTCGACGACGGGAGCTTCGGCCGGACCGACATGGCGGGTCAGTCCCGCGAGCGCGAGATAGAGAGCATCCGCGAGATTCTCGACAGGCTCCCCGAGGGCGTTGCCGAGCGAAGCTCGGCGGCTCGTGAGACGGAGTCTCACGGTGTCGAGCGCATGTACGCCGGGCACGGCGACGAATTTCAGGGGGACGTTCGCGAGGTGATAGAGCGCGCCTTGGAGCGCGCCGAGCGCCGCGAACCGAAGTACCCCGAGGAGTGA
- a CDS encoding LLM class flavin-dependent oxidoreductase yields the protein MDLSLVDLSPVPDDGTATDAYANTVETARRAERLGYSRFWVAEHHGMADTLAGTTPEVLLGHLAAETDAIRLGSGAVLLNHYSPFKVAEEFGALDALAPGRVDAGLGRANGSPAADRALGTERHVQNPDEDHREKIEAVVNHLYDEYPDDHPYADLQIPRSDGEPPVPWVLGSSPSSAAVAAELGLPYCFAAFIRPQFAVHAFEEYRERFEPSRLAGGTDEPQGMVAVNAVCAETDEEAARLRAVAEASYRRMQRGEVGTRPSVEEAIDELGGVPDPTPAALDSDEWPRAISGSPETLSGLLEQLADRVGVEEVMIQQVVADHEDTLRSHELLAEAVGLAPR from the coding sequence ATGGACCTCTCGCTCGTCGACCTCTCACCGGTCCCGGACGACGGCACCGCGACCGACGCCTACGCGAACACGGTCGAGACCGCGCGGCGGGCCGAACGGCTCGGCTACTCGCGGTTCTGGGTGGCCGAACACCACGGCATGGCCGACACCCTCGCGGGCACGACCCCCGAGGTGTTGCTCGGCCACCTCGCGGCCGAGACCGACGCGATTCGCCTCGGGTCGGGGGCGGTCCTGCTCAACCACTACAGCCCGTTCAAGGTCGCCGAGGAGTTCGGTGCGCTGGACGCGCTCGCGCCCGGTCGCGTCGACGCCGGACTCGGGCGGGCCAACGGCTCGCCCGCGGCCGACCGCGCGCTCGGGACCGAGCGCCACGTCCAGAACCCCGACGAGGACCACCGCGAGAAGATCGAGGCGGTGGTGAACCACCTCTACGACGAGTACCCCGACGACCACCCCTACGCCGACCTGCAGATACCGCGCTCGGACGGAGAACCGCCCGTGCCGTGGGTCCTCGGGTCGAGTCCGTCCAGCGCGGCCGTCGCGGCCGAGCTCGGCCTGCCCTACTGCTTCGCGGCGTTCATCCGGCCGCAGTTCGCGGTCCACGCCTTCGAGGAGTACCGCGAGCGCTTCGAGCCCTCGCGACTGGCTGGCGGTACCGACGAACCGCAGGGGATGGTCGCGGTCAACGCGGTCTGCGCCGAGACAGACGAGGAGGCGGCGAGGCTCCGGGCGGTGGCCGAGGCGTCGTACCGCCGGATGCAACGCGGCGAGGTCGGCACTCGGCCGTCGGTCGAGGAGGCTATCGACGAACTCGGGGGCGTTCCCGACCCGACGCCCGCCGCGCTCGATTCCGACGAGTGGCCGCGGGCGATATCCGGGAGCCCGGAGACGCTCTCGGGGCTGTTGGAACAGCTCGCCGACCGCGTCGGCGTCGAGGAGGTGATGATCCAGCAGGTCGTCGCCGACCACGAGGACACGCTCCGCTCGCACGAACTGCTGGCCGAGGCCGTCGGACTCGCGCCTCGCTGA